Within the Cydia pomonella isolate Wapato2018A chromosome 10, ilCydPomo1, whole genome shotgun sequence genome, the region AGTAGAAGTAAGTAGCCCTAGAGACACTTACTGCTCTCACTCCGCTAGCTGTTCTCGCCCTAAACCTGCTCCAGCAAAACAGCGACTGGTGGCCAGCTGTACCTGGTGCATCGCGGCCGGGTTCAACGGTTCAACCCTGCCTTAGAATGAGGCACTGCGAGCTGCAAGAAGCCTACGCCTTCAATCCCAACAACGAGCTGTCCGTAGATCGAGCTTATAACAAGGAACTTAGTAGAAGTAAGTAGACCCTAGAGACACTTACTGCTCTCTCTCCGCTAGCTGGTTTCACCCTAACCCTGCTCCACAAATAGCGACTGGTGGCCAGCTGTACCTGGTGTATCGCGGCCGGGTTCAACGGTTCAACCCTGCCTTAGAATGAGGCACTGCGAGCTGCAAGAAGCCTACGCCCTCAACCCCAACAACGAGCTGTCCGTTGATCGAGCTTATAACAAGGAACTTAGTTGAAGTAAGTAGACCCTAGAGACACTTACTGCTCTCACTCCGCTGCGCTGGTGGCCAGCTGTACCTAGTGCTTCGCGTCCGGGTTCAACGGTTCAACCCTGCCTTAGAAGGAGGCATTGCGGGCTGCAATGAAGCCTACATCTTCAACCCCGACGAGCTATCTGTAGATCAAGCTCCTAGCCGTACTCTCCCTAAACCCCTGCTCCAGAGAAGGCAGCGGTGGCCAGCTATACCTTTCCTTGCCTCAACCCCGCTGTGGAATAAGGCGCCGTGGAAATTACTAATACGTCTTAAGCCCTTGATTTGCAGTCTATAAACTCCTTTTACAATAAAGAACTGAGTAGAAGTAAAACTATCTGAGTAAGAAATGAGCTGTCCTTTAGCCGTCCTCAAAAGCAGGTATCTCGCGATTTTGAAGTTCATTCCCTTAGTTGctattatgaaaatattaacaatatagactaataagaataaatatgATAAGGTTAATGAGATCCGCCGGTAGGTAGGAACATTAGATAACCCACCGCTTGACCCAGTCCAATTTACCTATGTTTTGGCTTTTGAAAGATTAATCAGTTCTCGGCGGTAGCaaggtcgcatttttatcgcctgttacCATGCcggtcacgttctaacaagtatgtaagtgtgaaagtgacgggcatagtgacaggcgataaaaatggaaccatgctgccatgaTCATTAAGTTATCAAAAATATTCGTCGCTGTCCACACCTACAAACATTGCACTAATTTAATGTTAAGTTAGTATATAAGTAGTTATGATATAGGTATTTATCTTTTGACATAAACCAcaaataaaccaatttactatTTCGGTATTTGCGGTATATGTAAACCAACATTGCGTACTACCCTAATTTATAGTTATTATCCTCATTATAGGATTGCATAATATACATAAAGTTCGCTAAATGCTGTTTGTTGGTATTGCGAACTACTGTGTTATCAGTCTTCCCGTTTACCCCGGAAAGTTGTTATTAGAAGGATAATGTGTAATTCCGTAATTTGTAGTTAATAAGTAATATAGTCATatttgacagcaatataaacctataaagtgttttaaatgtttaagaGAAAACTACTTGGATAGACCCAGTATCTACCATGTGGATCTCGTCTATAACCCTACAGCTATGGAATGTGTTGACATCAGAATTTAACCTTTATCCTTGTATTGTTGTAGTTTCAAATTGCACGGGCCTGAGGGGCCTTTCCACAGCTGAGGGGATAAGTGGAGTCTTGGGGTGAGAGGGATGTTGGGGTCCTTGAATCTTCCGTATCATTATTATCCATAAATCATAAATCCTTACTTTGTCTTTCAGCGCGGTATAGCTCGAGCTCCAGTTCAGGTTCGTATGGCGAGTCTGGAGCTGGCGGCAGCGCCAGCGGCGCCACGTCCAAAGCGCGCTCTGTCGAGAACTTCGGTCAGATCAAACCGCAAAGAGTCAATCTGCAATTACGACAGAGtaagttaagtacttatatataattgggtcgatttttattttgatataaaatatgaCTGGTTGTAAGAGGTCTTCATTCTGGGCAGAATATTAATACAAACtcccaataaataaaaaaacccgtTGAGCTACGAAAAtaccatacgttttcgtaaTTCAGTGAAGATTTTAGGACATAAagtgaaatttaattaattaattaattaacattatactacagtattacacaaattgactaagtcccacagtaagctcaataaggcttgtgttgtgggtacttagactacgatatacagggtgatttctgggtcgtgatccagaaccactttttctaaaactataaaagataattagtttaatttatattgtttttcaagtaaaattaatcttatattgaagtaatcatggtcaccctatgacttttgacatacgctgtatggaaagcgacaagacgtcacattgagtagggtgaccaaattgtatgcgaaaatgtttttttctacttgtcatctgaaaaataatcataattattggtgataataaataatgagcaacatcattagattCATCTTTGAGTTTTGTGTGATGACTtattctcttgctccacgacccggAAATTAccctgtatataatatataaatacttatgtacataaaaaaaacccatgatttaggaacaaatatccatgttcattacacgaataaaagcccttatcaggatttgaacccgtgactatcggcttcataggcaaagAATACATAACTCTGCCTGATCCACCAAACTCTATCCAAATCTAACGAAAAAATATCGTCACCAAATGAAAATTAGCCCAATTATAATACTACTTCAAATTTCATACCGTTAAAAGTACCTAACCCATTTTGTGAAGACATTACTTTTGCAAATTTGCGACCATAAATCCATACAATTCGCGCTGTATCGCGTCGGCCCGCCACACACGGCTCAGAACTCATTTAGTTgcaattctttttttatactacgcctgatggtaagcagtctctgtatcctatgtacgtctgcaactcgagagtagttacatgcgcgttgctgatcctaatactccgcaccctcgttgatctctgacaaccttactcaccagcaggaacataacactatgagtagggtctagtgttatttggctaggATTCCGTTCCTCACGATCCGGTGCAGTTCCTCTTCCATTACTTTGTCATAAAAAAGATGAGATTCTCTATTCGGTTGAAGGTCTTTttgtctacattttttttacaaatgaaaCATTTTACCCAAGTCATtcttcattttaattattttacagatcAAATGCTGAAATTATCCTTCGCCTACTCGCGTGCCGAAGACTCCAGCAGCGGCGTGGTCACCGAGAACTCCAACAACGTCGTTAACTTGATGCTCGAGCAGCACAACGTGAGTGCAACCATTATTAACCCCTGGAGACCGGGTCTACATTTACCGACCAAAAACGACATTTTTAACCATATGCAATAAAATGTTGGTGTTCTTGCAAGCAAATATGAGTCATAATTACGAGATCCAATGCGTTAGCTCCACCAGAGAAACATACCTATTTGCCAGCTAAAAGAACACTAAAATACTGAAATCGgctacaataatttatttatttttgagttttctaaaattaaaacaatacaaatcctttATTCAACCGATTGAGTTTTTTTCTCTGCATCGTACTCTAACATCTAATATAActaaaatttgtttctgttctTTATTTGATGTTACACCGAGCTGCAAATGAGAATTCAGAATTTATTCATAACGTGCCATGGCaaatgcacttttgcagctgggttTACACTAATAATTTGCCGCTTTAAAGGCATAATATATTATGGTAACTATCGCTTACGCACTAatctttaaaataattacacttTTATCAACGTATTTGTGGTATTACATTGTAGCCATTTGTAGCAAAATATATGCGTCGCAATTAGGGGAAAATACTATATTGTCTATATTGGTGACTAATAAATATCATACTGTCATACAGCAAGAGCtgtctattctattctattaataCTGTGTTTCTTACAGAAAATCAATTCAGCGGTCGAAATTACAGACACATCGAGTGACGCCATCCAAATCGTGTATTATTCATCCTGTCTTAACAAAACCAACGTGATTCAGACCAATAAGTGTAACGGATTAAGGGTAAGATATATTTATGCATAATGTACTACTTtcaccaaggaggagttttggccgaagagtgtcaagttccggcggtttcgcggccggctccctgacactgcggggttgcgaactgcatcgcagccataattgtgtgtttttagttttaaaataatttgtttcatAATAAGTATGCTAAATTTAAGGTATTAATCTATGAGCCAATAGtttcctgaaaataaagattttcatttcattcagcAGTCAGTTTAGTAGTATACGGCAggatttttcaatttttttttacatatcgtACTCCTTATCAATTTCTGAGATAACTGTGAACTAGGTACTCGTACATGACGAAAATGTAACACTACTATGTATTTACGAGTAAAAAAGTCTGGGTACAGGTATTTATCGCTACCACCACACCACACTATGATAACCCTTAATGTACGGGATTTTAATATCTGTAGGAGTGCAGAACTCTTTTGAATACATAttagaatatttaatttatattgcacAGAATCATAAGGTTTTTACCTTGGCCATGAAaatctattaattattttatatataataaaaagcttaatatattttattactagcTATAGCCCGCCACTTCGTTTGTGTGGTATGAGTAGTTTTGCAATAATCtgctttatttatataaataataatttagcctatatacgtcccgctgctgggcacaggcctcctctcatgcgcgagagggctcgggctatagtccccacgctagccccatgcggattgggaacttcacatacacctttgaacttcttcgcagatgtatgcaggtttcctcacgatgttttccttcacctgcTTTATTTATTCCTTATTAATTCAAAATGCATGCATTTTTATTTCTAACGAAAAGTTAAATGATAAAAGTCTTATAAGCAATCTATTTTGAAATTATTGCTTCCATTTACAAACTTTCACCCCCTTTTTATACCCTAAGAGACGATGTAAGagataaaaactattctatatttTTCCCCAcaactcaaactatctctacaCCAAATTGCATCTAAATTGGTTCTCTATACAAAATCCCACGCCCACCTTTCATTCCTTTAAGGGACGATTTCTGGAATAAAAACTACTCTATGTTCTTCCTCGGGACTTGAACTATCTCTatatcaaatttgaaataaattggttcagcggttaaaGCATGAAGATGTCACAAACCGACAGACATACTTTAGCATTTATAATACTATGGTGGAACCTCGCTAACTCGGACCTCAATGAGACAAAATTCTCAttaacacgaaataaaatgctATTCCCTTCACTTCATAGCCCTAGCATTAAGACGAGGTAACCTCAAAAAGAAGTATCTCGAAAACACTTATCATCAAACCTCTGTAGCTCGAAGAAAATAATAAGACCGTACTTTAAGCGAATGTATAATTTACCTCGCCAAAACGtaaatttttcattcgttttaccTCTGTAACTCGAAACCTGTGTATGTGTAAGATGAATAAAAACCTTGAATAACCTGTCTAAGTCGATACCCTCTATAAGACAAAAAGTCGTTAaaaggatacgggagctgagatttaaatatttaggtgaatatatccgtctcgctaacggaagcggctcctaactctagtgcgataaggacaattccaggttaggcgaaaaatcctgcgtaaaaatctcaaaaaacgatgtttcgtacggGACTGTttccactcctgttgcctcttaacaCGAACTTTTTAACGTTTCCCTTCAAATTCTGTTATCGTGTAATAGTATGGGTTTTAGGAGGGCGATATCGTGGAGTTCACTGCTGAGATTACTCTGAAGGAGTGTCCGAAAGACCCGAGCAAGTGGAAGCAGACGTTCGTCATCTACCCTGGAGTCACCTCCGAGGCTCTCACTGTGGAGCTGAAAATGCAATGCGACTGCCCGTGTGAACATCGTGGACATCACGTAAGTTAActtctgtatattttttataatacctacatacaacgcgatataaattataataacaagAAGTCTTGCGCGTTCTAGATATCTATGTTTATCAAGGTGAACTGCACCACCTTAActgatataaatgtttttactattttatgcACTTTGTATAACTTCTCAATATGTTGTTATGATATAAAAAGCTGATATCTTTGTTTTATAACTTGGGACCAAAGCCCAAtgatattatgatatttatctACTGTCGAAAAACAGATAAAATTCTTAAGTCCTAATTTTAAGGTCCAATATTGTGCACCAGAAAAATAAAACCCAGCAATCCACGTCTGAAACGGACTGCTCCGCCACGCCATGGTTGAATGATTGGTCGTAAAATTTCGCAAAAAAGGCGAGTCTATGCCGATCCAGCATTTGTCGCTATCGCTAGACAACTGGGTTGAATtggatttattaattaatatacatagcCAGTAGAAAAGGGCCCGAAATATTAGATATCGAGCCTTTTCGCCAGGGACCCCTTCCCAGAAAAAAGCCTTTAACTGGCTTAGTCGTATTATCGAATAGCCCCAACGATTTGCTTTCCCTTTGAATTGATTACCCGATCATTTTGCTTAGCTCTAGGAAGGGATCCCTTTCAGAGGTACCGCTACGAAGTAAAAGGGTATCCccttctaaattcaaaatttatgaCACTTGTGCTATCAACATGCTAGACACCCAGTTCTTAACTTTAAACATAAGTTTGCAATATtggttctatttttatgaaGGGAAAGTTGAAAATAGCATAAGCGTTATAAGGGATACCCCTTCAAGAGGTTAGGAACGGGTAGATTCAgactaagataagttggcagcgattttgatagcccagacgatgCAACTGTcatgtaaacgtcataatttcatagaagtttgacgtccAAAATAACACGTGCATCATCTtacctatcaaaatcgctgccaacttatcttggtctgactctatatgAAGTCTATTATGAAGCGCTTTAAATGCCGAAAGAAAGCTTTAGTAAGCAAAGCCTTACGAAATATCCCTCCCAAAACCCTCGCaggggataccggaccggtcCCTGCTTTtcacctacattttttaaacttgGTGCCTTTTTATAACGCCAAAATTGGTTTGCCagatttataaactaataacaACGTATGTGATTAGGCGTACGACGACAGCCCCGACGTGTGCAGTGGACAAGGCATCTCCGCATGTGGCGTGTGCAACTGCCACCCCGGCAGCTTCGGCAAGTACTGCGAGTGCTCCGAGCAGGGCGGCGACTCCGCCGACCAGGACCGCGGCTGCCAGCCCACCAACGCCAGCTCCGGCGCCGAATGCTCCGGCCGCGGCAGCTGCATCTGCGGCGTGTGTGAGTGCAACAAGATGTATAACCCCACCGAGGTACGTACAGCACCATCCAGAGTGCTCCGCACAAAGCGGTGGCTTCGCCGCCCAGGATCGCGGCTGCCGCCCCATTAACGCTAGCTCCGGCACCGTCTGTTCTGCGTCTGCCGTCTGCGAGTGCAACTAGATGTCCGACCCCACCGCGGTAAATTCACAGCGTGCTGCCTCAGCAGCAACTGCGAGTGCTCGGTGCAACGAGATGTCCGACAGACGAGATGTTACATAAACAGAACCACCCTTAACGCACACATCCAACCTTAGCAATAAGTATCACGATTGTCATTTAACTGTAATAATATACTTgtgttattacatttatttttacatgcacGTGAACATTATTTACTTGACTGCACGTGAACCTGACTGGTATTCTCTACCTCTACCTTTTGGCGTTAAGTCTGCCTTTTGCACGATAAGTTTtacttttgtgcaataaagatgaaataaataggtataaagtgacgtttcaaaataatctaaataagcttGATACGGAAAATGAATTGTTATTAtgtttctaaatattattagaatacattttcataacgcataaaggcatttacaatttttattattttttaaaattttcgttacattgtgtggcatctcgccagtagtcggtcGGAGACGTGCTAAACGCACTTCAATAAGGTGTGGAATCATTTTGTTGGAGATGCCGACTAGTACTATACCACAATGACGTTATATGCAAactttatacaccgtgggctgataaaacccgacagattgtAATCAGGCAtacctgaggtcataaggagcaaaaaattttatatgagttttgggTAAATTCGCAGAACTTTTTTGCCTCCTTTtgcaaataactgacaggcccataccgtccggcgaactggtgaTCAGTGGGCTCCTTTAGGCCGTCAAAAGGTTAATTCAGAAAAGCATcacgaatttatttattttatttgcgcaGATAAAGTCAACTAAGCATTGTTTTCAGGTGATATCCGGGGCGTATTGCGAGTGCGACAACTTCTCCTGCGAGCGTAACAAGGGTCTTCCCTGCTCGGGTCCGGAGCACGGAGAGTGCGTGTGCGGCAAGTGCCAGTGCAAGCCCGGGTACACCGGCCCCGCCTGCGACTGCCTGCTCGACAACAAGTCATGTATCCCTCCAGGTAAAGTCGCATCgtgagcgcggacttctggccgaagagtttcggcggttccgtgataatctgccgaatcctacaCCGGAACACGCGACGCAACAGAAAAATGTTGCGCCGATATGATTTTtagcttttaaattttttattattatatgtatgttcgtttgtaaggtatgtatctATGGGCCTTAGTTTACTGATAATATATGCCTTTAAACATAgattcaagtcccgcactcacAAAAATATTTGATCTGCATACAAATATTCCCACTTTTCACCACCTTGgcggatgaattttcaaaaacgctgaaattagttttcttcttaATAATATACCTTTtaacgaagtttcaagttcctaacttaaagtaatattttaaccccatacaaactttcaacccattttaactattttaggggatgaatttttaaaaacgctgaattgactttctttttattttaatatgtgtttacacaaaaattcaAGCCCCGCACTCCAAAAATTTTTTATCTCTTTACatactttcaacccctttttcaccaccttgggggatgaattaaaaaaaaaaccgcttaaattcgtttttttctcttttaataaaataccttttcacCAAAATTTCAAGTTGctagattaaataaaatttgaacccTAAGATAAACTTTCATCCCATTTTTACCCCCTTAGgggttaaatttccaaaaaagttaaataacttttatttgtaatcATAAAGAATATGTACTTAATGTATTCTGACTTTCAACCCATTTTTATGCCTGGggacgattttttaaaaacgctgaaataacttTTCTAGTGTTTTATTAATATGCCTATAAACACAGTTTCAAATCCagcacttaaaaaaaaatttgaactcCATATagactttcaacccctttttcaccaccttaggggatgaatttgcaaaaaagctgtaatctgttttcttgtattttaataatattttttacgaagtttcaaattcctagcttaaaataaaacttgaaccttAAACAAACTTTCACCcccttttaacccccttaggggttgaatttctcaaaatagcttcttagctcttgtacactttataaatacGACCTAGTAgtagtaaatttaatttgtctagcatttgtagtttcggctctgcatTGATGAGTCAGTCAATCAGTCAGGACATGTGCATTTATATAATAGATTTTAGAGCGCACCGCCAACAAACAGCTTCACTTCAGAGTTTGGCGAAAAATTAGATTAATAATGCGAAAAATTAACAATATtgtatttcttgtatttttttttaataataataaaaaaaattatgtccaTTTATTGGGATTGCAGGTGGTGGTGAGATCTGCAGCGGCAATGGGCAGTGTGTCTGCGGTCAGTGCGTGTGCAACGCCAACGGCGCACAGTATTACTCGGGTAGATACTGCGATCGAGTGAGGGGGTCGCCTGTCTCTGCGGCGTGATGGTAAGCTGTAATCGTAGTTTAAGGAAGCCTGTAAATTAAGGGATGATACATCCGCGTTACTGGCCCATTAAAAACAGTTcactcctttttttaaattcccaTGCTATAGTCTCACGAGATACCTTCGGTAGGAAGTTAATTCCATAACCAGAGCGTTCGTGGAAGGATAATGCCTGTAAAATcctcaaaataaaaactaaagcATAGAAACCGGGCAAAAATAAGATCTTTATAAAATTACTTTCGGTTTTTTAGCCTTGTCACTAAATTGAACTGAGCAAACTGTCAAACGGATGATCTAATACAGCCAAATCAAATATACCTCTAATTGTTATTTCATAGTAGGTGTAACAACTTTAACTAATCGTGTTAAATTAGTTGAAATATATCGGGGAAAATCTGCACAATACCTGTCATCTAGTTTTTCCTCAAAATTTGGTGGAAAACGTGctgaatttttatttgtaatggtTTGAAGTTCCATAAGTGACAATGTCGCGTGTGATTGAGGGCTGTAAATCACAGGAAGAAAAGAAAATACGCACGAATCGATAACTTTTCATCGATGAATTTCTTTCAATTTTGGTGATACCTATTACTTTACCTACAACCAAACATACAAcctaaattaatattaacagtTTATGTAGGTAATTATCAGCGTATTCAGCACGTCTTTATCGAATTTTGCATgtgttttcgatttttttttttgcaaactaTGAAAGGTTATATTTTTCCATATAGTGATGTGTGTTTTTATCGACCTCGGAACGGACAAATCGACATTATGAATGTATAACACTAAAAAAGACATGAAAGATAATTGATGGACTTTCCTTTGTTATTAATCCTGTCCTGTTAATCTGACAAAACTCAACTTTTGGTTTCAGATTTCCAAATGACGaggcattaaaaaataaacggatTTAGCGTGTAAATAATACATGGGATTATTAGaagctgtaaataaataaaaatatgtgtttttataGAAATTATACGACtgggataaaaaaatatgactgtCAATAAATGGTGTTCAAAttgttgaaataaaaaattataatacacaaaaaaaaactttcatttcCCATTTCTACATATatgaataaacatcaaatacCAATGTTTAACTTTGTACTATTTTAGATAATTGCCGGgcaacgaattcaatcgatTGATCAAATGCTGCGGCATTCACAAAATTCACAAATctcattatttattgatttcaaGGGGTTTCCTATTTGGTACATAAGATTATAAGTAGCAGTTAGCTAGTTAGACGATTCTGAGTAGTGGACTGCAAATGAGATGGATGTAGGTGCATGCATACATTCTCATGTTATTAAGTGTTATTACTGGACTTGAAGAAACTATTTGAAATTTAGAGAAAGGCAATCATACACAAGAAATTAACTAATGTATTGGATACACATTGATTGTATGTAGTATTAGGTATAAAGCAGAACGGATTCCTTTGTTTGAcgtaattattgaaagtcataatgtaatgattgttagattatcattagtcataattctgaaaccgttaacttctcaagattttcgtaaggttatcctatagataggttgggttaggtttgttttatggcaatcctgaaaagttacgcttTTCTGAGAAAAGCAGAATCCATCAAAATATCGTATTCACACATACATTACAAACGTTTTTTCATTAgaatgtttataaaaatgtattttcttaGTACTAGAATAAAGTATCTTCTCAAACAGCTACTAAATATTAGTTTCTACCAactcttattttattttctctcTTGGGGAAAAACATACAGgtgaataatataaaaaagataataacAGAGGATATTAACAGTAAAGAGGAATTATGaattatatcttatacctttaaacgagcaatctatctagattagtcttatgtttgggaaaacgcgtgttttcgagttttcatgcgtttttcttacgacgcagaatatggtcgctaatttcgtattaccggccactgtctgtctggcccagcgggttaagacgcggattcctaaacgagtgttacgggttcgaatctcgcccggtgactaacttttttttttttttttatatggttaagtttatatataattttttaatttgtattgttttagacaagtttaatttagtaaaaaaatgtagttaagattatcacctatacaccaccatattacaataaatagttataaccgagcaaagctcggtcgcccaggtacttttacattataagtgcaacctGCATACTGAGACAATGTCCACTAAGATTTATAGTATggatggagtgtggaattaagaggagtggcatctcttatggtagaactgtagCAAAAGTGTCCAgatgtcagctataaataaaagttccaaatctctccagagtagcgctagagtagctaagaacctaggcgttattgacggagtgaattgcgctgtctatggtttgatttttttgttcaagtactctaggtattgtagcaccacctatttaaagttttttgatgacgtGACCTTCCGTAATTTATAGATCAATAATATTTAAGTGACACTGTCATCGGTTACTGAGGTATAAAATGtcaggtaaaataaaatatatactaaacTAATATTGGTACACTGGCGATAATAGTAATTACAGTGCTGTCGGGATTCAAACATATAACATTCAAGAAGCGAAACAAGGGACTACACACTACACATATATAATGATAAATATAGGACAAGTTTATATTGGGCCAAAAACACCTGgttaaggcgaagggtagggcaagctctttccatacaaactttgtgcac harbors:
- the LOC133521849 gene encoding integrin beta-PS-like; translated protein: MLKLSFAYSRAEDSSSGVVTENSNNVVNLMLEQHNKINSAVEITDTSSDAIQIVYYSSCLNKTNVIQTNKCNGLREGDIVEFTAEITLKECPKDPSKWKQTFVIYPGVTSEALTVELKMQCDCPCEHRGHHAYDDSPDVCSGQGISACGVCNCHPGSFGKYCECSEQGGDSADQDRGCQPTNASSGAECSGRGSCICGVCECNKMYNPTEVISGAYCECDNFSCERNKGLPCSGPEHGECVCGKCQCKPGYTGPACDCLLDNKSCIPPGGGEICSGNGQCVCGQCVCNANGAQYYSGRYCDRVRGSPVSAA